Genomic DNA from Caldalkalibacillus uzonensis:
GAGAACGCGCAAAATTTGTCAATCTTCCTGTAATTCCACCATTATTCATTAATTCACCTGCTAATACAAAGAAAGGAATAGCCATCAAACTAAAGTTATTTGCAGCTGCAATCATACGTTGAGGTACATTAATTAAAAATGAGAAATTTTCACTCACCAAAATGTAGAAAATGCTTGATAACCCAAGTACAAACGCTATGGGTACTCCAACAATTAGGAGAATCAAAAAAGTTATGATGATGATTGACATGCCTTTTTCTCCCTCCGGTTAATGACCACTTTTATCAAAGACTCGATGGTGTGTATAAACATAAAACCAAAACCTACCGGAACAGAACTGTACACAATTACCATGGGAAGACGCATAGCAGGTGAAACTTGACCCATAATACTCGGTGACATTGCTTGTTTAACCCCATAATAAAAAGAGATCAGTATGAAGATTAGTATTAAGATTTGAATAACCAATTGACAAACCCATTGCCAGCGACCATGAATTTTTTTTTGTATCAGATCAAGAGCTGCTAAATCTGCATTCCTTAAAGCAATACTGGCCCCAAGAAAGGTGATCCATATTAAACAAAATCTTGCAAGCTCTTCAGCCCAAAATAGTGAAAAACCCAAAAATGTACGGCAAATCACTTGAGCGATAACGACAATAGTCATTATCATCACGATAAGCATCAATAATGTTTTTGATAGCTTATACAGCCATTCGGCTATTTTCCCCAAATCAACCCCCCCCTTCGCTTCTGAATCCTAGAGGTGATTAGAGTCCAGGACAGATTCTATAAGAATCTGTCCTGAACTAAATTATTGATCTGCTTTAATCAACTCAACCTGTTTAACAAATTCCTGAATTAATGGGTGTTTTTCCATATATTTGTCATAAACAGGCTTCACCTCTTCAAGAAATAATTGTACATTTTCCAACTCTTCAACTTGAGTATCAGTCTCAACTAATTTTTTTAGAGATTCGTCATCAACTTGTCTTAACTGTTCCACTATCCATACCTGTGTTTCTTTTCCAGCTTCAATAAGAATTTGTTGATGTTCTGCAGATAAAGAATTAAACAGATCCAGATTCATTATATTGATATTAGGCCATGGGAAGTGAGCAGTTAATGCCACATATTTAGTAACTTCATGAAAATTTTCATCAATATATGCTGGTAAGTTCGCTTCATGGGCATCGATTACTCCTGTTTGAAGACCACTGTATATTTCCCCATATGGCATTGGAGTAGGTTCAGCACCTAGGGTTCTAAATATATCAAGCATCAAGGGACTTTCTGCAACCCGTATTTTTAACCCTTGCATATCATCTGGAGATTGTACAGGAGCTATATTGCTACCTACATGACGCATACCACTTTCATTAATACCGAGTCCTTTCAAATTTATTTCTTCAAGAGAATCTAACATCTTATGAGCAGTATCAGTCTTTATTGCCTCGGCAAAAACCTCATAGGAATCTAATAGGAATGGTAACTGCAATGCATC
This window encodes:
- a CDS encoding TRAP transporter small permease produces the protein MGKIAEWLYKLSKTLLMLIVMIMTIVVIAQVICRTFLGFSLFWAEELARFCLIWITFLGASIALRNADLAALDLIQKKIHGRWQWVCQLVIQILILIFILISFYYGVKQAMSPSIMGQVSPAMRLPMVIVYSSVPVGFGFMFIHTIESLIKVVINRREKKACQSSS
- a CDS encoding TRAP transporter substrate-binding protein — translated: MKGKISVVFLVFFALLTLTACGRSEEASGEGVQENNGSNTSLNEETLVLRLGHVTQTSHPYHMAAEYYANLVEEKSEGNIQIEIYPSRQLGGDLDMLEMIQNGSLDAGFISSSVFSGQTPVMDALQLPFLLDSYEVFAEAIKTDTAHKMLDSLEEINLKGLGINESGMRHVGSNIAPVQSPDDMQGLKIRVAESPLMLDIFRTLGAEPTPMPYGEIYSGLQTGVIDAHEANLPAYIDENFHEVTKYVALTAHFPWPNINIMNLDLFNSLSAEHQQILIEAGKETQVWIVEQLRQVDDESLKKLVETDTQVEELENVQLFLEEVKPVYDKYMEKHPLIQEFVKQVELIKADQ